From Oncorhynchus mykiss isolate Arlee chromosome 25, USDA_OmykA_1.1, whole genome shotgun sequence, a single genomic window includes:
- the LOC110505904 gene encoding EMILIN-1 isoform X2: MAGPVMFLFLWVLTWFGEIRGASYPQRYNLYSGQTQALPQNGVRAASRHRNWCAYVVKKTVSCVVEDGVETYVKPDYHPCSWGTQCSRMVTYRTYMKPRYKVAYKMVTDMEWKCCHGYTGDDCSEGPSGGSGTQIATARPKPSRPGQTGTDTGHRGQNGGDGRGDSDKTQQLEDKIQSLTKDLQDLQSTLRGMNERFQEEMRKPGFSGGGTKAPADAAQPEIKDTIHSIQTKLDQLDNRTQAHDKNLVSINNHLVNGNGGGGNDLGAGTGDSSGGTGGISGGKLNTLKEEILRELERRVSLSCSSCQSGVEDIRRQQQEDRERINALEKQLNAVDGRYRQSLDGLRREVTRSQGFYDSVTDLKDRVTDAERKISSISENYDVIQNRLDKELGSGGGSNVGGGFPGGGGSFVHGGGGFGPGGGSRLSRVIEDRLDGHLRELERWVNSTMQHTEETEKDLKDYFNRELGDLRTVFLDRFDDQGYRIGDIELDVGIVKDLVSDHDKKVTRLANSTALLDNSLTDCGCGGTGGGGGGVGGGGREDGGGSRGTGGTGGMGGRGSEGGAGEGGRGDTGGTGTEGRRDGGSGGTGGTGGGWGGAGGDGGNDYDGDSVKSITWRVVANEDEIRRFDTRIKDLSVSGDSLMDKVLDLSHDIRKIKALTGDNGEHFNRIVTEVETLGRGMDDCDVCGRVEDEFKKLKNHTLNRWEKDINAIRNRVDSNQSFCSQVCSTLQEEVGKLWEVVGKCSDQCKIHLETPTTGGGTGGRGLDEPDKPLDGHSVIGGTSNNGHLKSLQGELSEVILTFSSINDTLRGLEQTVQKHGSVITDLGNTKDKIISELDKIQQEVTEHIEKSRDRLDGVDRDVRRFESTLVVEVGDCKRSGDGLEKRLFKMEGVCGRLDGVSDSLQRIKEGLTKHMSGLWNCVNGLNATVISHGGIIESIQTTQLDGIHGKIKNLNSSVSHILTEFQNLSEQDLTGLPGPPGPSGERGFQGLPGAKGPQGRDGPPGRQGENGPRGSPGLKGEQGMPGADANVPKLSFSAALTYPMLSAGTIVFDKIFVNEGEFYDPRTGIFTAPVDGRYFFSAILTGHKNEKIEAVLSKSNYGMARVDSGGYQPEGLENKPVAEAKITPGSLAVFNIILPLQAGDTVCIDLVMGKLAHSVEPLTIFSGMLLYEHM; encoded by the exons GTATCGAACGTATATGAAGCCGCGGTACAAGGTGGCCTACAAGATGGTGACGGACATGGAGTGGAAGTGTTGCCATGGTTACACCGGAGATGACTGTAGCGAAGGGCCGAGCGGCGGGTCGGGGACCCAGATCGCTACAGCCAGACCCAAACCGTCCCGACCGGGACAGACCGGAACCGACACAGGTCACAGAGGACAGAATGGGGGAGACG GGCGAGGCGACAGCGACAAGACGCAGCAGCTGGAGGACAAGATCCAGAGCCTAACCAAGGACCTCCAGGACCTGCAGTCCACGCTGAGGGGCATGAACGAACGCTTCCAGGAGGAGATGCGCAAACCGGGCTTCAGTGGTGGTGGCACCAAGGCCCCAGCGGATGCGGCCCAGCCGGAGATTAAGGACACCATCCACAGCATCCAGACCAAACTAGACCAGCTGGACAACCGGACACAGGCTCATGACAAGAACTTGGTCAGCATCAACAACCACCTGGTCAACGGGAATGGCGGCGGTGGGAATGATCTTGGCGCTGGCACTGGCGACTCCTCTGGAGGCACCGGTGGGATTAGTGGCGGGAAGCTCAACACGCTGAAAGAGGAGATCCTGAGGGAGCTGGAGAGAAGGGtgtctctgtcctgctcctcctgcCAGTCGGGGGTGGAGGACATACGGAGACAGCAGCAGGAGGACAGGGAGCGGATCAATGCGCTGGAGAAGCAGCTGAACGCTGTGGATGGACGATATCGCCAGAGCCTGGACGGCCTGCGCCGCGAGGTGACACGCTCCCAGGGCTTCTACGATTCTGTCACCGACCTCAAGGACAGGGTCACAGATGCTGAAAGGAAGATAAGCTCCATATCAGAGAACTATGATGTCATCCAGAACCGCCTGGATAAGGAGCTGGGCAGTGGCGGTGGTAGTAATGTAGGTGGAGGTTTCCCAGGAGGTGGAGGTAGCTTTGTCCATGGAGGTGGTGGTTTTGGCCCTGGAGGTGGCAGCAGGTTATCCAGGGTGATAGAGGACAGGCTGGACGGTCATCTCAGGGAACTTGAGAGGTGGGTTAACAGTACAATGCAGcacacagaggagacagagaaagacctGAAGGACTACTTCAACCGTGAGCTGGGTGACCTCCGGACCGTGTTCCTGGACCGTTTCGACGACCAGGGATACCGCATCGGCGACATAGAGCTAGACGTGGGCATTGTAAAGGACCTTGTGTCGGACCACGACAAGAAGGTGACCCGCCTGGCGAACTCCACGGCACTACTAGACAATAGTCTGACTGACTGTGGCtgtggaggaacaggaggaggaggaggaggagttggaggaggtggaagagaagatggaggaggaagtagaggaaCCGGAGGAACagggggaatgggagggagaggatcTGAAGGTGGGGCaggggaaggaggaaggggagatacAGGAGGAACAGGaactgaaggaaggagagatggaggaagtggaggaacAGGGGGAAccggaggaggatggggaggagctGGAGGGGACGGAGGAAATGATTACGACGGAGACTCTGTGAAGTCTATCACCTGGAGGGTGGTGGCCAATGAGGACGAGATCCGACGCTTTGACACGCGGATCAAGGACCTGTCCGTCTCGGGCGACTCACTCATGGACAAGGTGCTGGATCTCAGCCACGACATCCGCAAGATCAAAGCCCTGACCGGAGACAATGGCGAGCACTTCAACCGCATCGTCACAGAAGTTGAGACGCTCGGGCGCGGCATGGATGACTGCGACGTCTGTGGAAGAGTGGAAGACGAGTTCAAGAAGCTGAAGAACCACACCCTGAACCGCTGGGAGAAGGACATCAACGCCATCCGGAACCGGGTGGATTCCAACCAAAGCTTTTGCTCCCAGGTGTGCTCCACCCTACAGGAAGAGGTGGGGAAACTCTGGGAGGTGGTAGGGAAGTGTAGCGACCAGTGTAAGATCCACCTGGAGACCCCAACAACAGGAGGTGGCACTGGAGGACGAGGCCTGGATGAACCTGATAAGCCCCTGGACGGCCACAGTGTGATCGGAGGCACGTCCAACAACGGCCACCTCAAGTCCCTGCAGGGCGAGCTGTCCGAGGTCATCCTGACCTTTAGCTCCATCAACGACACGCTGAGGGGCCTGGAGCAAACGGTGCAGAAACATGGCAGTGTCATCACAGACCTGGGCAACACCAAGGACAAGATAATCTCTGAGCTGGACAAGATACAGCAGGAGGTGACTGAGCACATTGAGAAGAGCCGCGACCGCCTCGACGGGGTGGATCGCGACGTGCGACGCTTCGAGAGCACCCTAGTGGTGGAGGTGGGCGACTGCAAGCGATCTGGCGACGGCCTGGAGAAGAGGCTGTTCAAGATGGAGGGCGTGTGCGGACGGCTGGACGGCGTCTCTGACTCGCTCCAGAGGATCAAGGAGGGGCTGACCAAGCACATGTCGGGCCTGTGGAACTGTGTGAATGGTCTGAACGCCACGGTCATCTCCCATGGAGGGATCATTGAGAGCATCCAGACCACTCAGCTGGACGGGATCCACGGGAAGATCAAGAACCTCAACTCGTCCGTCAGTCACATCCTCACGGAGTTCCAGAATCTTTCGGAACAGGACCTGACCG GCCTGCCTGGTCCTCCAGGTCCCTCTGGGGAGAGAGGGTTCCAAGGGCTGCCTGGCGCTAAGGGGCCCCAAGGCAGGGACGGACCCCcgggcaggcagggagagaaCGGGCCCAGAGGATCACCAG GCCTCAAAGGTGAACAAG GTATGCCAGGTGCCGATGCCAACGTCCCCAAGCTGTCCTTCTCTGCCGCTCTCACCTACCCCATGCTTAGTGCTGGCACCATCGTCTTCGACAAGATCTTTGTCAACGAGGGAGAGTTCTATGACCCGCGGACTG GCATCTTCACGGCGCCCGTTGATGGCCGCTACTTCTTCAGCGCAATCCTGACTGGCCACAAGAACGAGAAGATTGAGGCGGTGCTGTCCAAGTCCAACTACGGAATGGCCCGTGTGGACTCCGGGGGATACCAGCCAGAGGGACTGGAGAACAAGCCGGTAGCCGAGGCCAAGATCACCCCGGGCTCCCTGGCTGTGTTCAACATCATCCTGCCCCTCCAGGCCGGAGACACAGTCTGCATTGACCTGGTCATGGGCAAGCTGGCCCACTCTGTAGAGCCTCTCACCATCTTCAGTGGAATGCTGCTGTATGAACATATGTAA
- the LOC110505904 gene encoding EMILIN-1 isoform X1, which yields MAGPVMFLFLWVLTWFGEIRGASYPQRYNLYSGQTQALPQNGVRAASRHRNWCAYVVKKTVSCVVEDGVETYVKPDYHPCSWGTQCSRMVTYRTYMKPRYKVAYKMVTDMEWKCCHGYTGDDCSEGPSGGSGTQIATARPKPSRPGQTGTDTGHRGQNGGDGRGDSDKTQQLEDKIQSLTKDLQDLQSTLRGMNERFQEEMRKPGFSGGGTKAPADAAQPEIKDTIHSIQTKLDQLDNRTQAHDKNLVSINNHLVNGNGGGGNDLGAGTGDSSGGTGGISGGKLNTLKEEILRELERRVSLSCSSCQSGVEDIRRQQQEDRERINALEKQLNAVDGRYRQSLDGLRREVTRSQGFYDSVTDLKDRVTDAERKISSISENYDVIQNRLDKELGSGGGSNVGGGFPGGGGSFVHGGGGFGPGGGSRLSRVIEDRLDGHLRELERWVNSTMQHTEETEKDLKDYFNRELGDLRTVFLDRFDDQGYRIGDIELDVGIVKDLVSDHDKKVTRLANSTALLDNSLTDCGCGGTGGGGGGVGGGGREDGGGSRGTGGTGGMGGRGSEGGAGEGGRGDTGGTGTEGRRDGGSGGTGGTGGGWGGAGGDGGNDYDGDSVKSITWRVVANEDEIRRFDTRIKDLSVSGDSLMDKVLDLSHDIRKIKALTGDNGEHFNRIVTEVETLGRGMDDCDVCGRVEDEFKKLKNHTLNRWEKDINAIRNRVDSNQSFCSQVCSTLQEEVGKLWEVVGKCSDQCKIHLETPTTGGGTGGRGLDEPDKPLDGHSVIGGTSNNGHLKSLQGELSEVILTFSSINDTLRGLEQTVQKHGSVITDLGNTKDKIISELDKIQQEVTEHIEKSRDRLDGVDRDVRRFESTLVVEVGDCKRSGDGLEKRLFKMEGVCGRLDGVSDSLQRIKEGLTKHMSGLWNCVNGLNATVISHGGIIESIQTTQLDGIHGKIKNLNSSVSHILTEFQNLSEQDLTGVQLVRGLNGLPGPPGPSGERGFQGLPGAKGPQGRDGPPGRQGENGPRGSPGLKGEQGMPGADANVPKLSFSAALTYPMLSAGTIVFDKIFVNEGEFYDPRTGIFTAPVDGRYFFSAILTGHKNEKIEAVLSKSNYGMARVDSGGYQPEGLENKPVAEAKITPGSLAVFNIILPLQAGDTVCIDLVMGKLAHSVEPLTIFSGMLLYEHM from the exons GTATCGAACGTATATGAAGCCGCGGTACAAGGTGGCCTACAAGATGGTGACGGACATGGAGTGGAAGTGTTGCCATGGTTACACCGGAGATGACTGTAGCGAAGGGCCGAGCGGCGGGTCGGGGACCCAGATCGCTACAGCCAGACCCAAACCGTCCCGACCGGGACAGACCGGAACCGACACAGGTCACAGAGGACAGAATGGGGGAGACG GGCGAGGCGACAGCGACAAGACGCAGCAGCTGGAGGACAAGATCCAGAGCCTAACCAAGGACCTCCAGGACCTGCAGTCCACGCTGAGGGGCATGAACGAACGCTTCCAGGAGGAGATGCGCAAACCGGGCTTCAGTGGTGGTGGCACCAAGGCCCCAGCGGATGCGGCCCAGCCGGAGATTAAGGACACCATCCACAGCATCCAGACCAAACTAGACCAGCTGGACAACCGGACACAGGCTCATGACAAGAACTTGGTCAGCATCAACAACCACCTGGTCAACGGGAATGGCGGCGGTGGGAATGATCTTGGCGCTGGCACTGGCGACTCCTCTGGAGGCACCGGTGGGATTAGTGGCGGGAAGCTCAACACGCTGAAAGAGGAGATCCTGAGGGAGCTGGAGAGAAGGGtgtctctgtcctgctcctcctgcCAGTCGGGGGTGGAGGACATACGGAGACAGCAGCAGGAGGACAGGGAGCGGATCAATGCGCTGGAGAAGCAGCTGAACGCTGTGGATGGACGATATCGCCAGAGCCTGGACGGCCTGCGCCGCGAGGTGACACGCTCCCAGGGCTTCTACGATTCTGTCACCGACCTCAAGGACAGGGTCACAGATGCTGAAAGGAAGATAAGCTCCATATCAGAGAACTATGATGTCATCCAGAACCGCCTGGATAAGGAGCTGGGCAGTGGCGGTGGTAGTAATGTAGGTGGAGGTTTCCCAGGAGGTGGAGGTAGCTTTGTCCATGGAGGTGGTGGTTTTGGCCCTGGAGGTGGCAGCAGGTTATCCAGGGTGATAGAGGACAGGCTGGACGGTCATCTCAGGGAACTTGAGAGGTGGGTTAACAGTACAATGCAGcacacagaggagacagagaaagacctGAAGGACTACTTCAACCGTGAGCTGGGTGACCTCCGGACCGTGTTCCTGGACCGTTTCGACGACCAGGGATACCGCATCGGCGACATAGAGCTAGACGTGGGCATTGTAAAGGACCTTGTGTCGGACCACGACAAGAAGGTGACCCGCCTGGCGAACTCCACGGCACTACTAGACAATAGTCTGACTGACTGTGGCtgtggaggaacaggaggaggaggaggaggagttggaggaggtggaagagaagatggaggaggaagtagaggaaCCGGAGGAACagggggaatgggagggagaggatcTGAAGGTGGGGCaggggaaggaggaaggggagatacAGGAGGAACAGGaactgaaggaaggagagatggaggaagtggaggaacAGGGGGAAccggaggaggatggggaggagctGGAGGGGACGGAGGAAATGATTACGACGGAGACTCTGTGAAGTCTATCACCTGGAGGGTGGTGGCCAATGAGGACGAGATCCGACGCTTTGACACGCGGATCAAGGACCTGTCCGTCTCGGGCGACTCACTCATGGACAAGGTGCTGGATCTCAGCCACGACATCCGCAAGATCAAAGCCCTGACCGGAGACAATGGCGAGCACTTCAACCGCATCGTCACAGAAGTTGAGACGCTCGGGCGCGGCATGGATGACTGCGACGTCTGTGGAAGAGTGGAAGACGAGTTCAAGAAGCTGAAGAACCACACCCTGAACCGCTGGGAGAAGGACATCAACGCCATCCGGAACCGGGTGGATTCCAACCAAAGCTTTTGCTCCCAGGTGTGCTCCACCCTACAGGAAGAGGTGGGGAAACTCTGGGAGGTGGTAGGGAAGTGTAGCGACCAGTGTAAGATCCACCTGGAGACCCCAACAACAGGAGGTGGCACTGGAGGACGAGGCCTGGATGAACCTGATAAGCCCCTGGACGGCCACAGTGTGATCGGAGGCACGTCCAACAACGGCCACCTCAAGTCCCTGCAGGGCGAGCTGTCCGAGGTCATCCTGACCTTTAGCTCCATCAACGACACGCTGAGGGGCCTGGAGCAAACGGTGCAGAAACATGGCAGTGTCATCACAGACCTGGGCAACACCAAGGACAAGATAATCTCTGAGCTGGACAAGATACAGCAGGAGGTGACTGAGCACATTGAGAAGAGCCGCGACCGCCTCGACGGGGTGGATCGCGACGTGCGACGCTTCGAGAGCACCCTAGTGGTGGAGGTGGGCGACTGCAAGCGATCTGGCGACGGCCTGGAGAAGAGGCTGTTCAAGATGGAGGGCGTGTGCGGACGGCTGGACGGCGTCTCTGACTCGCTCCAGAGGATCAAGGAGGGGCTGACCAAGCACATGTCGGGCCTGTGGAACTGTGTGAATGGTCTGAACGCCACGGTCATCTCCCATGGAGGGATCATTGAGAGCATCCAGACCACTCAGCTGGACGGGATCCACGGGAAGATCAAGAACCTCAACTCGTCCGTCAGTCACATCCTCACGGAGTTCCAGAATCTTTCGGAACAGGACCTGACCG GTGTGCAGTTGGTTAGAGGTTTGAATG GCCTGCCTGGTCCTCCAGGTCCCTCTGGGGAGAGAGGGTTCCAAGGGCTGCCTGGCGCTAAGGGGCCCCAAGGCAGGGACGGACCCCcgggcaggcagggagagaaCGGGCCCAGAGGATCACCAG GCCTCAAAGGTGAACAAG GTATGCCAGGTGCCGATGCCAACGTCCCCAAGCTGTCCTTCTCTGCCGCTCTCACCTACCCCATGCTTAGTGCTGGCACCATCGTCTTCGACAAGATCTTTGTCAACGAGGGAGAGTTCTATGACCCGCGGACTG GCATCTTCACGGCGCCCGTTGATGGCCGCTACTTCTTCAGCGCAATCCTGACTGGCCACAAGAACGAGAAGATTGAGGCGGTGCTGTCCAAGTCCAACTACGGAATGGCCCGTGTGGACTCCGGGGGATACCAGCCAGAGGGACTGGAGAACAAGCCGGTAGCCGAGGCCAAGATCACCCCGGGCTCCCTGGCTGTGTTCAACATCATCCTGCCCCTCCAGGCCGGAGACACAGTCTGCATTGACCTGGTCATGGGCAAGCTGGCCCACTCTGTAGAGCCTCTCACCATCTTCAGTGGAATGCTGCTGTATGAACATATGTAA